One window of Lacerta agilis isolate rLacAgi1 chromosome 14, rLacAgi1.pri, whole genome shotgun sequence genomic DNA carries:
- the C14H16orf54 gene encoding transmembrane protein C16orf54 homolog: protein MTALIQIGDLPPPAFSTVWLLPDAPFLIVDAALMRLHRSGPPPATLSTPAPSAGAQMPPSSVASPLSECGSCLLIMTGIALVAGLFIVISAILCDRVFRGSLPSERRGLPSVWRQGGTLWIEPSRSRREPDLLSRPSETVPLWIQRSNDWFLEQGSCDSPEDTQMETQSPSSSAPFWDDGEPNWRIQPRVTLQDLESFFQHSGRGT from the coding sequence ATGACCGCCCTGATACAAATTGGTGATTTGCCTCCTCCCGCTTTCTCCACAGTTTGGCTTCTTCCTGACGCACCCTTTCTGATTGTGGATGCGGCTTTGATGCGGCTCCATCGCAGTGGCCCACCTCCTGCTACGTTGTCAACGCCGGCCCCCTCGGCGGGTGCCCAGATGCCTCCTTCCTCTGTGGCCTCCCCGCTCAGCGAGTGTGGCAGCTGCCTGCTGATCATGACCGGCATCGCCTTGGTTGCTGGCCTTTTCATTGTGATCTCGGCCATCCTCTGCGACCGGGTCTTCCGTGGGTCCCTGCCCTCGGAAAGAAGGGGGCTGCCGTCTGTCTGGAGGCAAGGTGGGACACTGTGGATCGAGCCTTCCAGGAGCCGCAGGGAGCCAGATCTCCTATCTAGGCCGTCAGAAACGGTGCCACTTTGGATCCAGCGCTCAAACGACTGGTTTCTGGAGCAAGGGAGCTGCGATTCACCCGAAGATACCCAGATGGAGACGCAGAGCCCAAGTAGCTCTGCCCCTTTCTGGGATGACGGCGAACCCAACTGGAGGATACAGCCACGCGTCACCTTGCAGGACCTAGAGAGCTTTTTCCAGCACAGCGGTCGGGGTACCTAG